Within Lentimicrobium sp. L6, the genomic segment TTGAGAATCATTATCAATTACCAACCATTATCGATAGCGATAGCCGAGTGATGGCTATCGGAGAACAGGCTTTTGGTTTTGCAAAAGACAAGAAAGATGTTTTATGCTTAAATATCTGTGATGGAGTAGGTTTAGGGATGATCTTGAATGGGATTGTTTACCGCGGTAAGAGTGGTTTGGCTGGAGAATTTGGTCATATCAATGTGGTGAAGGATGGAAATCTTTGTACTTGTGGAAAGTATGGTTGCTTAGAAACAGTAGCATCCGGAGGAGCCATTATAGAACAAGCACAGCAGGGAATTAAAAAAGGCCAGGAAAGCTTGATAAAAGAACTAGTAAATGGCGATTTGGAAGAAATTCATGTTTCCGATGTGATTGAGGCGGTGAATAAAGGAGACTTATTTGCCATTGAAATCATTAATAAATTGGGCAATTTCTTAGGAGAAGCCTTAGCGAGTTTAGTACATATTTTCAATCCCGAAATGATTATCATAGGTGGTAAAGTTGCACTGGCTGAAGAATATCTCATCAATCCAATCCAAAATACTCTGAATAAATACACCATCAGTCATATTAAAAAAGATACTGAAGTAGTGACTTCTCTTCTTCAAGATAAAGTAAAACTACTAGGATCTGTAGCTATGGTAATGAATCAGGTATTTGATGAGAATGTAGAGGAGATGAAGTTTCTTTAATTTTTCTTTGTTCTTAATTGGTAAATTATTGGGTTTGTTTTTACTAGATTTTTCCA encodes:
- a CDS encoding ROK family transcriptional regulator, whose amino-acid sequence is MNKSLLEKSVSTNGVSNVELKKIFQKNAIIEYLYHLGPTSNPDIARLTKMSSPTITKLLQELIDLGIIKDMGIGESIGGRKPNLYGINPNARYIIGIDVDCRMVKLGVFNLDNEAVSEIVTYFGNVKDKNEMFTDLFKRLDELLASANLDRSLFLGIGVSIPGLINSKTGQTYMDVRINGKSIVELFENHYQLPTIIDSDSRVMAIGEQAFGFAKDKKDVLCLNICDGVGLGMILNGIVYRGKSGLAGEFGHINVVKDGNLCTCGKYGCLETVASGGAIIEQAQQGIKKGQESLIKELVNGDLEEIHVSDVIEAVNKGDLFAIEIINKLGNFLGEALASLVHIFNPEMIIIGGKVALAEEYLINPIQNTLNKYTISHIKKDTEVVTSLLQDKVKLLGSVAMVMNQVFDENVEEMKFL